In a genomic window of Aggregatimonas sangjinii:
- a CDS encoding glycoside hydrolase family 13 protein, translated as MMQDQLRKWWKEGVVYQIYPRSFQDTTGNGIGDLRGVIQRLDYIQSLGVDIIWLNPVYVSPNDDNGYDIADYRNIMPEFGTMQDFDALLFGMKERGLKLVMDLVVNHTSDEHEWFVESRKSRDNPYRDYYHWWPAEKGIPPKRWSYFDVEGNAWKYDEPSDAYYLHSFSVKQPDLKWENPKVREEVHDIMKFWFNKGVDGFRMDVISFISKDTDYPELPERFNGDFVPFYSDGPKLHEYLHEIHTEVLNKYDVMTVGEAPGIGLDKALDFVDEDRQELNMFFHFDLMALDREEQKVFEMRKDNWKLTEFKRIHSQWDAVFSKKGWGSMFLDNHDFPRSVSRWGRDSRSHWFKSATMLQTFLLTMRGTPYFYYGEEIGMTNIKFDKISDYKDINTLNRYKTIELEGGDTEAFLRNEQDASRDNARTPMQWNTTAHAGFSKEKPWIKVNDNYKEGVNVATQEEDAYSVLNYFKRMVEIRKEHLILVYGTYQLLQEDHEEIYAYTRSMENHRYLILLSFSTQRATIDLAELAFEKTKLLISNDDVRPREGKTFELYSYQACVYQLD; from the coding sequence ATGATGCAAGATCAGCTTCGTAAATGGTGGAAAGAAGGAGTAGTTTACCAGATATATCCAAGAAGTTTTCAGGACACCACCGGAAATGGTATCGGGGACCTTCGCGGCGTTATCCAGCGCCTTGATTACATTCAAAGTCTTGGTGTAGATATCATATGGCTCAATCCGGTCTATGTTTCCCCAAATGATGACAATGGTTATGATATTGCCGACTATCGCAATATTATGCCCGAATTCGGTACGATGCAGGATTTTGATGCGCTGCTCTTCGGGATGAAAGAAAGAGGCCTCAAATTGGTCATGGATCTCGTGGTGAACCATACGAGCGACGAGCATGAGTGGTTTGTCGAATCGAGAAAATCAAGAGACAATCCGTATCGGGACTATTACCACTGGTGGCCCGCAGAAAAAGGTATTCCCCCCAAACGATGGAGTTATTTTGATGTAGAAGGAAATGCGTGGAAATATGACGAACCTTCCGATGCCTACTACCTACACTCCTTTTCGGTAAAACAGCCCGATTTAAAATGGGAGAACCCCAAAGTGCGGGAAGAAGTGCATGACATCATGAAGTTCTGGTTCAACAAAGGTGTAGATGGTTTTCGTATGGACGTCATTTCGTTTATTTCGAAAGACACCGATTACCCAGAACTCCCCGAGCGTTTTAATGGCGATTTTGTTCCCTTTTATTCCGACGGACCCAAATTGCATGAGTACCTCCACGAAATACATACCGAAGTGCTCAACAAATACGATGTAATGACGGTGGGCGAGGCTCCTGGCATAGGTTTGGATAAGGCGTTGGATTTTGTGGATGAGGACCGACAGGAACTGAATATGTTTTTTCATTTCGACCTAATGGCGTTGGATCGGGAAGAGCAGAAGGTTTTTGAAATGCGAAAAGACAACTGGAAGCTTACCGAATTCAAACGGATACATAGCCAGTGGGATGCGGTTTTTTCAAAAAAAGGCTGGGGCAGTATGTTTTTGGACAACCACGACTTCCCGAGAAGTGTTAGTCGATGGGGGCGGGATTCGCGGTCGCATTGGTTCAAATCGGCCACAATGTTGCAGACCTTTTTATTGACCATGCGCGGTACACCCTATTTTTATTATGGAGAGGAAATCGGTATGACCAACATCAAATTCGATAAAATTTCCGATTATAAAGACATCAATACCCTAAACCGCTACAAAACCATTGAACTAGAAGGTGGTGATACCGAAGCTTTTTTACGAAACGAACAGGATGCGAGTCGCGATAATGCCCGAACCCCGATGCAATGGAATACAACGGCCCATGCCGGGTTTTCAAAGGAAAAACCATGGATCAAGGTAAATGATAATTACAAGGAAGGTGTTAATGTTGCTACCCAAGAAGAAGACGCTTATTCCGTGCTCAATTATTTCAAGCGTATGGTCGAAATACGAAAAGAGCACCTCATTTTAGTATATGGTACATATCAGTTGCTACAGGAAGATCATGAGGAAATCTATGCCTATACACGAAGTATGGAAAACCATAGGTATTTAATACTCCTTAGTTTTTCGACGCAGCGGGCGACTATCGACTTAGCAGAACTAGCCTTTGAAAAGACAAAATTATTGATTTCCAACGATGATGTCCGCCCTCGTGAAGGCAAGACCTTCGAATTGTATTCCTATCAGGCCTGTGTTTATCAATTAGATTAG
- the xerD gene encoding site-specific tyrosine recombinase XerD: MKWQRTVQDYQHYLKIERGLSGNSIANYTLDVEKLILFLSDNKLTADPININKEVIQRFVYEIAKKVNPRSQARIISGLKSFFNYLVFEDYREDNPMELIESPKTGRKLPDTLSVEEIDTLIKAIDLSSPQGERNRAMLETLYGCGLRVSELTNLKLSDLYFDEEFIKVTGKGDKQRFVPISPINRKYINIYRNEIRLHLTIQKGHEDILFLNRRGKQLTRAMIFTIIKQLAENIGLQKNISPHTFRHSFATHLLTNGADLRAIQQMLGHESITTTEVYMHVDRSHLAEVMNQFHPRK, from the coding sequence ATGAAATGGCAGCGTACCGTTCAAGACTACCAGCATTACCTTAAAATAGAAAGGGGCCTTTCCGGTAATTCTATCGCCAATTATACCTTGGATGTCGAAAAACTGATACTGTTCCTGTCCGATAACAAATTGACGGCAGACCCTATAAATATCAACAAAGAAGTCATACAGCGTTTTGTGTATGAAATCGCGAAAAAGGTAAATCCCCGTTCCCAAGCACGTATTATTTCCGGCTTAAAAAGTTTTTTCAATTACCTCGTGTTCGAGGATTATCGGGAAGACAATCCGATGGAGTTAATCGAATCCCCCAAAACAGGGCGTAAACTCCCTGACACCCTATCCGTAGAAGAAATCGATACGCTTATTAAGGCCATAGACCTCTCAAGTCCACAGGGAGAGCGTAATCGGGCAATGCTCGAAACGCTTTACGGTTGCGGACTACGGGTATCGGAACTAACGAATCTTAAATTGTCAGACCTCTATTTCGACGAGGAATTCATTAAAGTCACCGGCAAGGGCGATAAGCAACGCTTTGTACCAATAAGCCCGATCAACAGAAAATACATTAACATCTACCGCAACGAAATTCGGTTACATCTTACCATCCAAAAGGGGCATGAGGACATTCTTTTTTTAAATCGCCGTGGCAAACAACTCACCCGTGCCATGATATTTACGATAATCAAACAACTGGCGGAAAACATCGGTCTACAGAAGAACATTAGTCCGCATACTTTTCGCCACTCTTTCGCCACCCATTTGCTGACCAATGGTGCCGACCTACGGGCGATTCAGCAGATGCTCGGTCACGAGAGTATTACGACCACAGAGGTATATATGCATGTAGACCGCTCACATTTGGCAGAAGTGATGAACCAATTCCATCCCAGAAAATAA
- a CDS encoding porin family protein: MKKILFVCCSILLTAQQLSAQDVFQGTSTISGSDIVFGPKVGLNMTRLIGDGLTTNGILPGFHVGGAVEIPISGEFYFAPELLFSLQGTRGSGSNIRLGYLNIPLMGKYHITEKIAVEFGPQLGILVTDNAEDFNLITNSFDFGLGVGGGYRLNDNFYFQLRINAGFLQVIENFGGTNAALQMGAIYYIL, translated from the coding sequence ATGAAAAAAATACTTTTCGTATGCTGCTCGATTTTACTGACAGCTCAACAGTTGAGTGCACAAGATGTTTTTCAAGGTACTTCTACCATTTCGGGGAGCGACATCGTTTTTGGTCCGAAAGTAGGTCTGAACATGACGCGCTTAATAGGCGATGGGCTGACTACCAATGGTATATTGCCCGGTTTTCATGTCGGGGGAGCCGTAGAAATTCCGATTAGCGGTGAGTTTTATTTTGCTCCGGAACTACTTTTTTCATTGCAAGGTACTCGCGGTAGCGGTAGCAATATTCGATTGGGCTACCTGAACATTCCGCTGATGGGCAAATATCACATCACTGAGAAAATCGCGGTGGAGTTCGGTCCGCAATTGGGAATTTTGGTAACCGATAACGCCGAGGATTTTAATCTCATTACCAATTCCTTCGACTTTGGCTTGGGGGTCGGGGGCGGGTATCGCCTGAATGACAACTTTTACTTTCAGCTGCGTATTAATGCCGGTTTTTTACAAGTTATCGAGAACTTTGGGGGAACAAATGCCGCACTACAAATGGGAGCCATCTACTATATTCTATAG
- a CDS encoding porin family protein: MKKIIVSVIFLSFIFIYKGNAQDLSFGAKAGLNVSSLGGSTSVGYGSKPGFHAGVVGEIGMSDAFLLQPEVLLSLQGSGNGITGFSNDINLFYLHIPVALKYNVWDELHIEAGPQLSALLGNNLDDFELGSNKIDFGLFVGAGYRLNDNFYFQLRYNAGFINAIEDVTSKNRVLQVSAIYFF, from the coding sequence ATGAAAAAAATCATCGTATCAGTAATTTTTTTGAGCTTTATTTTTATTTACAAAGGCAATGCCCAAGATTTGTCTTTTGGTGCCAAAGCCGGTCTAAATGTATCTTCTTTGGGCGGTTCTACAAGCGTTGGCTACGGTTCAAAGCCCGGTTTCCATGCTGGGGTAGTGGGAGAGATAGGAATGTCGGATGCTTTTCTTTTGCAACCTGAAGTATTGCTTTCCCTACAAGGGAGTGGTAACGGCATTACTGGCTTTAGCAATGACATCAATCTGTTTTACCTACATATTCCTGTCGCGCTCAAATACAACGTATGGGACGAACTGCATATAGAGGCAGGTCCGCAGCTGAGTGCATTGTTAGGTAATAACTTAGACGATTTCGAACTGGGTTCGAACAAGATAGATTTTGGTCTTTTCGTAGGTGCTGGTTATCGACTCAACGATAATTTCTACTTTCAGTTGCGCTACAATGCCGGTTTTATAAACGCCATAGAGGATGTAACTTCTAAGAACAGGGTACTGCAAGTTTCGGCGATTTATTTCTTTTAG
- the aroQ gene encoding type II 3-dehydroquinate dehydratase — MKLIIINGPNLNLLGKREPEVYGNKSFEEYFTELQFKFKDVQLEYFQSNIEGELIGKIQEVGFSYDGIILNAAAYTHTSVGIGDAIKAIDSPVVEVHISNTYQREDFRHVSHISASAKGVILGFGLKSYDLAVQSFL; from the coding sequence ATGAAATTAATTATTATTAACGGGCCGAACTTGAACCTACTTGGCAAACGAGAGCCCGAGGTATACGGCAATAAGTCATTTGAAGAATATTTTACGGAATTGCAATTCAAGTTTAAAGATGTACAATTAGAGTACTTTCAATCGAACATCGAAGGCGAGTTGATCGGGAAAATTCAGGAAGTCGGCTTTTCATACGATGGTATCATTCTAAACGCCGCAGCTTATACGCACACTTCTGTAGGCATTGGCGATGCAATCAAGGCAATAGATAGTCCTGTAGTCGAAGTACACATATCGAACACCTACCAGCGGGAAGATTTTAGACATGTCTCCCATATTTCGGCCAGTGCGAAGGGAGTGATTTTAGGCTTTGGATTAAAAAGCTATGATTTGGCTGTTCAGAGTTTTTTATAA
- a CDS encoding DUF1569 domain-containing protein → MDWKNLFDEKECEETIARINKLTPETQHLWGKMDVAQMLAHCNVAYELVYTDKHPKPKGLQKFMIKLFAKNIVVGPRPYKKNTRTAPMFVIADQRDFEKEKERLITHLNKTQRLGSEHFNGKESHAFGPLSTQEWNTLFSKHLDHHLGQFGV, encoded by the coding sequence ATGGACTGGAAAAACCTATTTGACGAAAAAGAATGTGAGGAAACCATCGCGCGCATCAACAAGCTTACTCCCGAAACCCAGCATCTTTGGGGAAAAATGGACGTGGCCCAAATGTTGGCCCACTGCAATGTAGCTTATGAATTGGTCTACACCGATAAGCACCCCAAGCCGAAGGGATTGCAAAAATTTATGATCAAGCTTTTCGCTAAAAATATTGTAGTCGGCCCTAGACCCTATAAAAAGAATACGCGCACGGCGCCCATGTTCGTTATCGCAGACCAAAGGGATTTTGAAAAAGAAAAAGAACGCTTGATTACACACTTAAATAAGACCCAACGGTTGGGCAGCGAACACTTTAATGGTAAGGAGTCGCATGCTTTTGGACCACTATCGACCCAAGAGTGGAATACCTTATTTTCAAAGCACCTCGATCACCATTTGGGACAATTCGGGGTCTAG
- a CDS encoding DUF3817 domain-containing protein has protein sequence MMLNLFRGIAILEGISYLALFAVTMPLKYMADLPVPNKYVGYAHGVLFIAYIILAILICIIKKWGFKRMAIFVIAAFLPFATFYIEQKYFGPDASQKLAV, from the coding sequence ATGATGCTGAATCTCTTTCGTGGTATCGCAATTTTGGAAGGCATTTCATATTTGGCCCTCTTTGCCGTTACCATGCCGTTGAAATATATGGCCGATCTTCCAGTGCCGAATAAATATGTCGGCTATGCCCATGGGGTACTCTTTATTGCCTACATCATTTTAGCGATTTTGATTTGTATCATCAAAAAATGGGGGTTTAAACGCATGGCCATTTTCGTGATCGCTGCGTTCTTGCCTTTTGCTACATTCTACATAGAGCAAAAGTATTTTGGTCCGGATGCTTCCCAAAAATTAGCGGTATAA
- a CDS encoding PepSY-associated TM helix domain-containing protein — protein sequence MKWENRNVHRDVAYFYIGLIIAFSFSGIILNHRQDWYPMDYAYETKEVQLELPSDKKAIDSEKFIKNFSEKWALDAEYDSHRIRDNELRVFYKDNIILDLDISTGKGVVEYKRKTPILGQTMFLHKTTNRFWIWYSDVFGIGMLVIAFTGMVIITKGKNTFRRRGWKLALAGLIFPVIILILFS from the coding sequence ATGAAATGGGAAAACAGAAACGTTCATAGGGATGTGGCCTACTTTTATATCGGGCTGATTATCGCTTTCTCGTTTTCAGGAATCATTCTGAACCATCGGCAAGACTGGTATCCTATGGATTACGCCTATGAGACCAAGGAGGTGCAATTAGAACTACCTTCGGATAAAAAAGCGATCGATTCCGAAAAATTCATAAAAAATTTTTCCGAAAAGTGGGCATTGGACGCGGAATACGACAGTCACCGCATTCGGGATAACGAACTACGCGTATTCTATAAAGATAACATTATTCTGGACCTGGATATTTCCACGGGTAAAGGTGTGGTCGAATACAAACGAAAAACACCTATTTTAGGGCAAACCATGTTTTTGCATAAAACCACCAATAGATTCTGGATTTGGTATTCCGATGTTTTTGGAATAGGCATGCTGGTCATCGCCTTCACTGGAATGGTCATTATTACCAAAGGAAAGAATACCTTTAGAAGAAGGGGTTGGAAATTGGCCTTGGCCGGACTCATTTTCCCGGTGATTATCTTAATTCTATTTAGTTAA
- the lpdA gene encoding dihydrolipoyl dehydrogenase, whose amino-acid sequence MANFDVIVLGSGPGGYVTAIRASQLGLKTAIIEKESLGGVCLNWGCIPTKALLKSAQVFEYLQHAGDYGLVAEGVDKDFDAVVKRSRTVADGMSKGVQFLMKKNKIEVIKGFGTLKAGKKVSVKDVDGKESEYSAEHIIIATGARSRELPSLPQDGKKIIGYREAMTLQSQPKKLVVVGSGAIGIEFAYFYNAMGSEVTVVEYLPNIVPVEDEDVSKQLERSFKKSGIKIMTSSEVTKVDTSGDGVTVFIKTSKGEETIEADIVLSAVGIKSNIENIGLETTGIATDRDKIMVNDYYQTNIPGYYAIGDVTPGQALAHVASAEGILCVEKIAGMHVEPIDYGNVPGCTYCMPEIASVGLTEKQAKEKGFDIKVGKFPFSASGKAKASGASDGFVKVIFDAKYGEWLGCHMIGVGVTDMIAEAVVARKLETTGHEVLKAIHPHPTMSEAVMEAVADAYDEVIHL is encoded by the coding sequence ATGGCCAATTTCGATGTTATTGTTTTGGGTAGTGGCCCGGGGGGTTACGTAACGGCTATTAGAGCCTCGCAACTAGGTTTGAAAACGGCTATAATCGAAAAGGAAAGCCTTGGTGGCGTATGCCTTAATTGGGGTTGTATTCCAACAAAAGCATTATTGAAATCGGCTCAGGTTTTTGAATACCTACAGCATGCGGGCGACTACGGTCTAGTGGCCGAAGGCGTCGACAAGGATTTCGACGCTGTAGTAAAACGAAGTCGTACCGTGGCGGATGGCATGAGCAAGGGCGTGCAATTTTTAATGAAAAAGAACAAAATCGAAGTCATAAAGGGTTTCGGCACCTTGAAAGCCGGGAAAAAGGTTTCAGTAAAAGATGTCGATGGCAAGGAAAGTGAATACAGTGCCGAGCACATCATCATCGCGACAGGTGCTAGAAGTCGCGAACTGCCCAGCCTTCCACAGGACGGAAAAAAAATAATCGGCTACCGGGAAGCAATGACGCTACAGAGCCAACCCAAAAAATTGGTCGTTGTCGGTAGTGGTGCCATCGGAATCGAATTTGCCTATTTCTACAACGCTATGGGCTCAGAGGTTACCGTTGTGGAATATCTTCCGAATATCGTTCCCGTTGAGGATGAGGATGTATCCAAACAATTGGAGCGTAGTTTTAAAAAATCGGGTATCAAGATCATGACCTCATCGGAGGTTACGAAAGTAGATACCAGCGGAGACGGGGTAACGGTATTTATCAAAACCTCTAAAGGCGAAGAAACCATTGAAGCCGATATCGTGCTATCCGCAGTCGGCATCAAGTCGAATATCGAAAATATAGGTCTAGAAACCACTGGAATCGCCACCGATCGCGATAAGATCATGGTCAACGACTATTACCAGACCAACATTCCCGGCTACTACGCGATTGGGGATGTAACACCGGGACAGGCCTTGGCACACGTAGCCTCGGCCGAAGGTATTCTCTGTGTGGAGAAAATAGCGGGCATGCATGTTGAACCGATAGATTATGGTAATGTTCCCGGATGTACCTACTGTATGCCCGAAATAGCCTCCGTCGGACTTACCGAAAAACAGGCCAAAGAAAAAGGCTTTGACATCAAAGTCGGTAAATTTCCGTTTTCGGCCAGCGGTAAGGCAAAAGCCTCCGGGGCGTCCGACGGTTTCGTTAAAGTGATTTTCGATGCGAAATATGGGGAATGGCTGGGCTGTCATATGATCGGCGTCGGTGTGACCGATATGATAGCGGAAGCCGTGGTAGCGCGCAAATTAGAAACTACAGGCCATGAAGTGCTTAAGGCCATCCACCCGCATCCTACCATGAGCGAGGCGGTAATGGAGGCTGTAGCCGATGCTTACGACGAGGTAATCCACCTGTAA
- a CDS encoding nucleoid-associated protein, with protein sequence MINLYPTQIESISLHRVGNKNKSEGVFLSEEPFTLNDETNGLLKEYFFKPFREKEENYFKLTNEIDVTFNDIHKIVSGIFDDPSTLHLNSKKIATHLFEQSNHPHIKSGEVYVAHLTNVMLDNTKVDAIGIFKSELKHDFLQLEEKGNNLDIIVQQGINVNKLDKGCLIFNVEKEEGYKVLSIDSNRYDAKYWLNNFLGVDALADENFYTKNYLKFCQNFAKDVVLPAEDKQQEVLFMNRAVNHFAKNDAFEESSFLNEVIENPELIPEFKHYKVEKGPKYSIEDVSNFDIANKAVSDARKKIKNVINLDTNIQIKMDFINPESAEKFVEKGWDEERQMYYYLVYFNKEEKS encoded by the coding sequence ATGATCAACCTTTACCCTACCCAAATCGAAAGTATCTCGTTGCACCGCGTTGGCAATAAGAATAAAAGTGAGGGTGTTTTCCTTTCCGAGGAGCCTTTTACACTCAATGACGAAACCAACGGACTCTTAAAAGAGTATTTTTTCAAACCGTTTCGTGAAAAAGAGGAAAACTATTTTAAATTGACGAACGAAATAGATGTTACCTTCAACGACATCCATAAAATCGTGTCCGGAATTTTTGATGACCCTTCTACACTGCACCTCAATTCGAAGAAAATAGCCACACACTTGTTCGAGCAGTCCAATCATCCACATATCAAAAGTGGAGAGGTCTATGTCGCGCATTTGACCAATGTCATGCTGGACAATACCAAAGTAGATGCCATAGGTATTTTCAAAAGCGAGTTGAAACATGATTTCCTGCAGTTGGAAGAAAAAGGGAACAACCTTGATATTATCGTTCAACAGGGTATTAACGTTAACAAACTCGATAAGGGGTGCCTAATTTTCAATGTCGAAAAGGAAGAGGGGTACAAAGTGCTCTCGATAGATAGCAATCGCTATGATGCAAAATATTGGCTCAACAACTTCCTAGGGGTAGATGCCTTGGCAGATGAAAATTTCTATACCAAAAACTATCTAAAATTCTGTCAGAACTTTGCGAAAGATGTCGTTCTCCCCGCTGAGGACAAGCAACAAGAAGTTTTGTTTATGAATAGAGCGGTTAACCATTTTGCAAAGAACGACGCATTCGAAGAAAGTTCGTTTTTGAACGAGGTAATTGAAAACCCAGAGCTGATTCCGGAATTCAAGCATTACAAGGTTGAAAAAGGACCAAAGTACAGTATTGAGGATGTTTCGAATTTCGATATCGCCAATAAAGCCGTCTCCGATGCCCGAAAAAAAATAAAGAACGTCATTAATCTCGACACGAATATTCAAATAAAGATGGATTTCATAAATCCTGAATCTGCTGAAAAATTTGTTGAAAAAGGCTGGGACGAAGAACGACAGATGTATTACTATCTGGTTTATTTCAACAAGGAAGAAAAAAGCTGA
- a CDS encoding IS1096 element passenger TnpR family protein, with the protein MIYKIRIILDAEDDVFRDIEIAESSSLEELHNAITQAFGFLGNEMASFYTCDDDWNQDEEIALFDINDGDGSARLMNETFLEDIMSEQNPKLIYVYDFLIMWTFFVELADIVEKEDGRAYPNLLFSFGEIPESPPEKNFESEPTVDFDDTFENYDDLDFDENWN; encoded by the coding sequence ATGATCTATAAAATCAGGATAATTCTAGACGCCGAAGATGATGTCTTTAGGGATATTGAAATTGCCGAAAGCAGTTCGTTGGAAGAGCTGCACAATGCGATTACCCAGGCTTTCGGTTTTCTCGGTAACGAAATGGCCTCGTTCTATACATGCGATGATGACTGGAACCAAGATGAGGAAATCGCCCTGTTCGATATCAATGATGGTGACGGAAGTGCGCGATTGATGAACGAGACCTTCTTGGAGGATATCATGAGCGAGCAGAATCCGAAGCTTATCTATGTATATGACTTTTTAATTATGTGGACGTTCTTTGTCGAGCTAGCCGATATCGTTGAAAAGGAAGATGGCCGCGCCTATCCGAACCTACTTTTTAGTTTTGGGGAAATACCCGAGTCACCCCCAGAGAAAAATTTCGAGTCCGAACCCACGGTCGATTTTGACGATACCTTCGAGAATTATGATGATTTGGATTTTGATGAGAACTGGAATTAA
- a CDS encoding COX15/CtaA family protein yields MQNSFHKSAKITLILVYLVIAAGAIVRMTGSGMGCPDWPKCFGYYIPPTEASQLEWAPKKAYEEGQVIIRNESLKVAKSDFISPLQYADENWEPYSKHEYAIFNPWHTWIEFINRLLGALAGLATLVLAYISLRYWKKNRAVTILSVLTVLAMGFQAWLGATVVYSVLEPVKITIHMVMALVIVAMLLYLIHRTKERKIESKKSNSIYLWLSLAVGITLVQVILGTQVRQFVDEQIDLVGEVAKDRWLENPTLQFYVHRSFSIAVVLLNVFIAFKIRKENLGFTKIDWVLGILLLEVLSGVIMYYFDFPFSSQPVHLILASLLFGTQFYLVLEALHAKRSHKTL; encoded by the coding sequence ATGCAAAACTCCTTTCATAAAAGTGCCAAAATAACGTTGATCCTAGTCTATTTGGTTATCGCGGCCGGAGCCATCGTACGCATGACAGGAAGTGGTATGGGCTGTCCGGATTGGCCGAAGTGCTTTGGATACTATATTCCGCCGACCGAAGCATCACAATTGGAGTGGGCACCAAAGAAGGCATATGAAGAGGGCCAGGTAATTATTAGAAATGAATCGCTAAAGGTCGCCAAATCCGATTTTATATCCCCATTGCAATATGCCGATGAAAATTGGGAGCCGTATTCGAAACACGAATATGCTATCTTCAATCCTTGGCACACTTGGATCGAGTTTATCAATAGGCTTTTGGGGGCGTTGGCAGGTTTGGCCACATTAGTGTTGGCCTATATATCCTTAAGGTATTGGAAAAAGAACAGGGCAGTGACTATCCTATCCGTGCTGACAGTACTCGCTATGGGTTTTCAAGCGTGGTTGGGAGCTACAGTAGTCTATTCGGTTTTAGAACCGGTCAAGATTACCATTCATATGGTAATGGCCCTGGTAATCGTGGCCATGCTGCTCTATCTCATCCACCGGACAAAGGAAAGAAAAATCGAATCCAAAAAGAGCAACTCGATTTATTTGTGGCTTAGCTTGGCCGTCGGCATCACCTTGGTTCAGGTAATTTTGGGCACCCAGGTACGTCAATTTGTTGATGAACAAATAGACCTTGTCGGAGAGGTCGCGAAAGATCGTTGGCTTGAAAACCCTACCCTTCAGTTTTATGTGCACCGGTCGTTCTCTATCGCTGTAGTGCTGCTCAACGTATTCATCGCCTTTAAAATTCGCAAGGAAAATCTGGGCTTCACCAAAATCGATTGGGTGCTGGGTATTCTTCTTCTGGAGGTACTTAGTGGGGTCATCATGTACTATTTCGACTTTCCTTTTTCCAGTCAACCCGTACATCTTATTCTGGCCTCACTCCTTTTCGGAACGCAATTTTATTTGGTTTTGGAGGCACTACATGCCAAAAGAAGCCATAAAACTTTGTAA